The uncultured Dysgonomonas sp. genome contains the following window.
CGCTTCCAGTTTCATAGAAGACTGCATGGTAAGAATGATAATGATACACAGCACCATCATCATATGGTTGATAGAAGGGATATATAGTTGTCCTTTTATATTAGTCGGATATTGAATTTTTACATTTGGCCAGATATTAAGGGAGATAGCCTCACTGATGACCGTGAACGAACCGCTGATAAGTGCCTGACTGGCTATAATAGCGGCAAGTGTAGCCATCAGCACCCCAATAAGGCTAAACCATTCGGGCATCATGGCAAAAAACGGGTTGATGTCGTGAGTTACTTTGCCGTGACTGTTAATTATCCATGCTGCTTGTCCCAGATAGTTGACTATAAGTGCTATCTTCACATATATCCACGATACGCGGATATTCTTCAGTCCGCAATGCCCTAAATCGGAATAAAGGGCTTCTGCTCCTGTAGTACAAAGAAATACGGCACCCAGTATAATCATGGTCTGGGGAACGGCAATGAGAAAGTTAATCGCATACATAGGGTTGAATGCCCTCAATACTGTGACGTCAGTGACTAGCTGGCTCATACCCATAACTGCCATCATCGTAAACCATACTATCATCAACGGACCGAAATATTTGCCCAGAGAGCCTGTGCCGAATGGCTGGACCAGAAACAGTAGGAGAACTATAGCTATAGTGACGGGTATAACAGGAATATGCGGGGCAATTGTATTCAGTCCTTCCACGGCAGACATTACGGTCATCGCGGGAGTAATAATTCCATCGGCAAGCAATGTGGCTGCTCCCAGCCCTGCCAGAACATATGCCCAACGGTATTTCTGCCGCACCAAGGCATATAGTGAGAGTATTCCACCTTCCCCTTTATTATCGGCGCGAAGGGTAATGATGACATATTTAAGGGTTGTCTGGATAGTCAGCGTCCAGATGACACAGGACACAGCGCCCAAAATATAATCGGGACGTGTAAGTTGTCCGGCAGGCAAGGCATTGAGTATAGCCCTCATCACATACAACGGGGATGTACCTATGTCGCCGAATACGATACCGATGGCAAGCGTTACACCGAGAGCGCTAAACGGGACTTTATGATTTTCTTTCATGCATTCTCATATTGAAAATTGCCCCAAAAGTACAAGATTATTCCATATAAAAGTACTATCTACGGTTAATTTTTCTTACAGTCTATAGATTGTCTATTCATCTCTTTTCAACTGACTTAAGAACTTCATACTATTTTACGGACAAATAAACTTCAGAGTTATCAACAGTTTTGAAGCACGAAAGTTTTAATATCAGGACTGACGTTTTTGTTTTTAATGTGATAAAAAAATAAAAACCGGATATTGTGTATCCGGCTTTAGGCTCAATTTATAAAGGAGAATATTATTTCATGGTGATATATTCTTTTGCACCTTGTATAAGCAATCCGATACCGCCTCCAAGCAATGCTCCAATGATGGCCATATCTATTATTCCACCTTTATCCCAAACGAAGGAGGTTACTACAATTCCTATAGGTAATAAGACAGCTCCGATAATCAGTGACCTCAATCCTGCACTTTTGCGATAGCCTTTCAGCCTGAACAGGGCGTCATCTATAGCTTCGTTGTTTCCGGGATAGTCGTAAGCCAATAATTCACGGATTTTATCCATATTGGTTATCTTCTTCTTTTTGAACAAGTGAAGTGCATCAGGGTACAAATCTCCCTTGTAATGTGTATTGTCCATAGTTTTGAAAATATTGTTTTGGTTTCTAAAAATAATGTTTGCGTAAGGTAAATGTTTTGATCATAATAGCCAAATAATGGCTAATCAAAAATAAGTTTTATCTTTTTCTGAAAGCTTTATCTATACTGTGAAAGAGAATATGAATAATGAAAAAGAAGTTGTCTAGACTTTTTCAATCTGGTAACATTATGAAAAAATACCCTCTTTGTCATTTTGAACAGAGTAAAAAATCTCTCGAGAAACGAGATGCTTCCTATCGTCAGCATGAAAAAAAGATATGAAAATAAAAGTCTAGACGACTTCAGTATTATAAAATAATGAATAATGCGAATCAGTAGTTGAGTTTAAAGGTTGAATTATACTAAGCATAACTTTCATCTTTGTTCATTATTTGAAATTTTAGCTCACTACTTCCGCGCCCTCCCGGGCTTGTCATCACTTTTGGCATTGCCCAAAAGTAAGCAAAAAGCTAGCGCTAAGTCCCTCGGCGACCCACAATCGGCTTGCCGGCTGAAAGTAACGAATGGGCTATCGCCCCGTCCCTTTCCACGCCGTCTGCTCCGTGTGGGTGCCCCGCCTGGGGAACTAATGCGCGTCTGCTGACGCCCTAGTAGAGCAAAGCTCTTTCTGGAATAAATACGCTTCAGCTTGCGCCGTTAGCTTCACGGACGGGGTACCCGGAGGGCTAAAAGACGAAAAAAACGGAAACGTGTTTGGGCTTATCTGCTAATTCGGATTTTAGAATGTTTAGTGCGAGTTTTTCCGTTTCGTTTTTTAGTCCGTTACGGGTCGGCCTTTGAAGCGGGGCGCTAAAGCATTTTTGGTTCCTTTTGGGGCTTTGGCCAAAAGGAATACAAGGAATTTTTAATTCCGCGTAGAAAAAAAGTATAGTACAATTCAACGTTTAATTCACCAATCAATTTAAATAGCCGATTGATACAAACAACATGGAGTAAGGCAAAAGTGTATGATGCCTTACTCCACGTTGTTTTTCAAGAGCTGTTATTTATGAGATCGACCCAAATAATAAGATAACAGCAGCGACCCTGCCTGCAAGGCAACTAATACCCAAAAGGCATTCTGCCTTCTGTTTTTTCGTTTCAAAGCTTTTAGTTCTTTCGTTTCTTTATCATTCAGTTCAAAATCTTCCATAATCCTCAAGTTTTTATAAATCAGATGTTAATTTAAATGGTTTATCTTATAGAAACAATCGAAATGCTGATTTTGATTAAAAATCGCGTATATTTTTCTTTAATTAAGGATTTAAAGGTATACGTAACAGTACGGATTGGTCATTTTTTTTGAAAAAAGTTTATCTATACAGTAAGCTATTAGCCTTTAGCTGTTAGCTTATAGCTCTTTGAAATGTTGATGGCCCCTACATTGGCTTCGCTTCGCTCTGTCGATTTTGACTCCGTCGATTTGCAATTCAATTCTCCCCTCGGGGCAGGGCTGTTAAGTTCTAATTTTTCATACCCTCTGTGTCATGTTGAACGGAGTGAAACATCTCGTTTCTCAGGGTCGAGATCCTTCGTTCCACTCAGGATGACAGCAGAAAATAACAGAACAAAGTAGAGAACTTAACAACCCTGCCCCGAAGGGAGGCTACAGAGAGGGTAAAAGCTAATTGTTAATTGCTCTTTGTGTTACCTTTACATACGCTTCGCTCCTGTGACCGTTGGTTGTTACCTTTTGGAAAAGGCTGTAGGGGCGGAATATCTTCCGCCCGAAATAGAAAAAGGTCTGCGGGCAGAAAATATTTGGCTCTGCCGATTTTCAATTCGGCCCTACAAGAGAATGCAAAACCTGTTACCTTTGTTACTTTTTAACCACATATGGTTAACAGATGCAAAAACAACATGATGAAAACAATAAAAAAACTGTCAGATGTGTCAGATTTTAACTAAATATAGTTAATAAACGTAAATAAAATGATGGGCGATGAGTTTTAAGTAGTGGGTAATGAGTTGAAAGTTATATGAGATACGAGTAGACAAGACACGAGATACAAGTTGTTAACTGATGACTGTTAACTGAAAAAAGTGTTACTTTTGTTACCTTTTGAAGGAAGATACGAGATGCTCTGCTCAGAATGACAAGCTAATTGTTAATTTTTCATTCTTAATTGTTTTCTGTGTTACCTTTTCGTTCTTCTCCTTTTATCTATCGGCTTATATAAAGATTAGTAGAGCTGCTAATGGAATAACTAAAGCATACTTGCCAAGGTAATATGGTATCCCTCTGGCCTTTTTAGGGGAGTTGTCGCCTAAAGAGAGTTCTCCGGTAAAAGCATAATTATTCCAGTCAGAATTGGACTCTTGATTGAAAGACCAGAAGTCCTCCTGAGTAGAATCAGGGAAATAAAACAGCTCCTGACAGTATCCGCTTAATTTCCGTTTTTTTATTTTTATCTGGTCAACAGTACCTATACAGTTAACATCACAGTGATAAACTATTTCTTCCTCATTTCCAAATTTATTCACCGCTCTGAATTTATAATAAGTATAGCAGTCTTTCATATAGTATT
Protein-coding sequences here:
- a CDS encoding KUP/HAK/KT family potassium transporter; amino-acid sequence: MKENHKVPFSALGVTLAIGIVFGDIGTSPLYVMRAILNALPAGQLTRPDYILGAVSCVIWTLTIQTTLKYVIITLRADNKGEGGILSLYALVRQKYRWAYVLAGLGAATLLADGIITPAMTVMSAVEGLNTIAPHIPVIPVTIAIVLLLFLVQPFGTGSLGKYFGPLMIVWFTMMAVMGMSQLVTDVTVLRAFNPMYAINFLIAVPQTMIILGAVFLCTTGAEALYSDLGHCGLKNIRVSWIYVKIALIVNYLGQAAWIINSHGKVTHDINPFFAMMPEWFSLIGVLMATLAAIIASQALISGSFTVISEAISLNIWPNVKIQYPTNIKGQLYIPSINHMMMVLCIIIILTMQSSMKLEAAYGLAITLSMLMTSVLLFLYFMKNNRPLWFSIPLTLFFVVIEFSFFLANMQKFAHGGFVPIVIAGILLLFMYSWYNGRRIKRHYTVYDQVDEQYINQIIRISKDETVPKAATHLVYIVKANNKNFLESKIAYSLFKGTPKRADTYWFVRIKRTDEPYEFSYETTVYAPKKVFRINIRAGFKLGIHTDKYVTLIANELERHGLVDLTTRYPSMQEGNDKRGDFKYMVVDRIFRNVHMNPSRQIVLACYNLVKKLTTSDTQMYDIDPSLAVVETVPLRQVDHTEEQLKELLKQSAEESES